Genomic DNA from Klebsiella variicola:
ATAACGCTTAAAGTAATCGACATCGATCATGATCAGCGCTAACGGCGCTTTTTGCTCCCAGAGCTGCGCCAGAAAAGCATTCAGTGCCCGGCGATTGGCCGTTCCGGTTAAGGCATCCCGGTTAGCGATACTTTCCAGCCGCTGGATAAGCTGCATATTTTCCTGATGCGTATCCCAGGCTTCATCATACCAGCGCTGCAGAATACGCCGTCCATAAAGCAAAATCGCGGTGAAAATAGCCCATAAGGTCAAAAAACGAAATTCACCGTCATAGTGAATCTGCACCCCTGCCAGCAAGGCGGTCACCCACATTGGGAGCATAAAGGCGATAATGCCGGGCCAGTGGTGATAGAGCGCGGTGAGGCCGGTGGTCATTAAAATCACCAGCAGCGGCCAGGCGAAGGGCAAGGTCCAGAAAAAGATAAAACAGTAATTACTCAGGGACCAGCACAGGCTGAGCGCCAGCAGCAGCCCGGTGATGATATTCAGCGTATATCGCCCCTGCGCCAGTCGCGGCGTGACGGCAATAATCACTAAAATGGCCGAAATAATAATAACCGCGATCAGCGCCACTTCGATATAAGGAATAACCGCCCGGTGCGTCAGTAACTTCTTATCAAAATAGGTAAAGATAAAATTGCGGAAGAAAATCATTAACGCAAAAGCGATATTGACAAAGGCCAGCCAGGGCATACTCATGGACAGCGCATGGCGCTGAACATTATCTTTGGTGGCCCACAACGCGGCTCGCTGCTGCCGGGCCT
This window encodes:
- a CDS encoding GGDEF domain-containing protein yields the protein MLTNKREQARQQRAALWATKDNVQRHALSMSMPWLAFVNIAFALMIFFRNFIFTYFDKKLLTHRAVIPYIEVALIAVIIISAILVIIAVTPRLAQGRYTLNIITGLLLALSLCWSLSNYCFIFFWTLPFAWPLLVILMTTGLTALYHHWPGIIAFMLPMWVTALLAGVQIHYDGEFRFLTLWAIFTAILLYGRRILQRWYDEAWDTHQENMQLIQRLESIANRDALTGTANRRALNAFLAQLWEQKAPLALIMIDVDYFKRYNDHYGHQAGDDCLSSVAQVLKMAVRAEDDLVARYGGEEFVVSLPGVSLAHATVIAERIQQKIHDAALPHEASAVAAVVTVSMGVVASDGTVPMETLIARADSALYQAKNKGRNQWSY